A DNA window from Lepidochelys kempii isolate rLepKem1 chromosome 9, rLepKem1.hap2, whole genome shotgun sequence contains the following coding sequences:
- the ZBTB38 gene encoding zinc finger and BTB domain-containing protein 38: MTVMSHSKDLKDDFHSDTVLSILNEQRIRGILCDVTIIVEDTKFKAHSNVLAASSLYFKNIFWSHTICISGHVLELDDLKAEVFTEILNYIYSSTVVVKRQETVTDLAAAGKKLGISFLEDLTDINFSNSPCPFAFCITEKGVVKEEKNEKRHEDSAITNGPRITNAFSIFENENNNNLFSPLDLRASFKKVSETSKVTNVGLDRDDVGKDAEPASTLAEHSYAVSSGGDAFQGTPFLEHDSSPRNKMSEDNYETLQTTSLLQPIKQACGTPKMAFKPQCTGLAIAKISAPKVTNKEVQQGAVTDQAIIPLPRDKAGDLLFSTEEENKSANIPGSIGTVIPPVYRCNCCTRLFDDRALLSTHLQLHTNHREPLICKYCSKQFANLNRLENHEQVCRSSGSISVQSGNEQKFLDNYTTTDERNGSSHGSTEPLMSENNITDYSSANCTLPETDHLVKVVDGQILYTCIVCKRSYVTLSSLRRHANVHSWRRTYPCHYCNKVFALAEYRTRHEIWHTGERRYQCIFCLETFMTYYILKNHQKSFHAIDHRLAVNKKTANGGLKPSMYPYKLYRLLPMKCRRLPYKSYQNSSYENVQANNQVNEATSSTCIIQNSLNSELPSLNFQNNILTNNTTISLNTSSCNDATLSMNIQNVSPWAVGMLNSNLQSDFFTAEKSVPTAANELSSGSQECDSSILPFSNVSENSASVINYSSSAPSVIMHSSRVSSVIMHSNAVTSVGSSKTISSNNTASQSIKDDCKHGSDNYGKGITKAKTIKEKKKTLLYNRGETLEELQNITGSGGSSNKATDTFQESSKTETYIAKPALPGTSTDSNVAPLCQITVKIGNEAIVKRHILGSKLFYKRERRSKCDSEQDNQPQETETERKERSPARLCRSECMELTEMCDDVSDQDSNDKPWRPYYNYKPKKKSKQLRKMRKVKWRKNHGNKNSSSESQNTCNREYALRNIPEEKGINKEGNTEMPNLHCELCEIEKSSTEEIQEPIHWHVPTSKPYICELCQKQFQSPSTLKMHMRCHTGEKPYTCKTCGKCFSVPGNLQKHERIHLGVKDFVCQYCSKAFTLNETLKIHERIHTGEKRYHCQFCLQSFLYLSTKRNHEQRHVHEHNGKGYACLQCPKICKTAAALGMHQKKHLFKSPSQQDRKEYLCNESSKPLESQDFIDSDGNEVNSIQSMTPKIIL, from the coding sequence atgaCAGTCATGTCCCATTCAAAGGATCTCAAGGATGACTTTCATAGTGACACGGTACTCTCCATTTTAAATGAACAGCGCATCCGGGGTATTTTATGTGATGTCACTATAATTGTGGAAGATACCAAATTTAAAGCCCACAGTAATGTACTAGCAGCTTCAAGCctttatttcaaaaatattttttggagtCATACGATCTGTATTTCCGGACATGTCCTGGAGTTAGATGATCTTAAGGCTGAAGTGTTTACTGAAATACTTAATTATATCTACAGTTCCACAGTAGTTGTTAAGAGACAGGAGACTGTAACAGACCTTGCAGCTGCAGGGAAAAAACTGGGAATATCATTTCTGGAAGATCTTACAGACATTAATTTTTCAAATTCCCCTTGTCCATTTGCATTTTGTATTACTGAAAAAGGGGTggtcaaagaagaaaaaaatgaaaaaagacatGAAGATTCAGCTATCACAAACGGGCCAAGAATCACAAATGCATTttcaatttttgaaaatgaaaataataacaATTTGTTTTCTCCACTTGACTTGAGAGCGAGTTTTAAAAAGGTATCTGAGACCAGTAAAGTAACCAATGTTGGCCTTGATAGGGATGATGTTGGAAAAGATGCTGAGCCAGCCAGTACGTTAGCTGAACACTCCTATGCAGTTTCTTCTGGAGGTGATGCTTTTCAAGGAACTCCTTTTTTAGAACATGACAGCAGCCCCCGGAATAAAATGAGTGAAGACAATTATGAAACTCTCCAGACAACATCACTACTTCAACCAATAAAACAAGCATGTGGTACACCAAAGATGGCCTTTAAACCCCAGTGTACTGGTCTGGCTATAGCAAAAATATCAGCCCCCAAAGTAACCAATaaagaggttcaacaaggagcaGTTACAGATCAAGCGATTATTCCTCTTCCTCGTGATAAGGCAGGAGACTTACTTTTTTCCACAGAAGAGGAAAATAAATCTGCTAACATCCCTGGATCCATAGGAACAGTTATTCCACCTGTTTACAGATGTAACTGTTGTACCAGATTATTTGATGACAGAGCTTTACTCAGTACTCATCTTCAGCTTCACACAAATCATCGGGAACCTTTAATATGCAAATACTGCAGCAAACAATTTGCAAATCTTAACAGACTGGAGAATCATGAACAAGTCTGCAGGAGTTCAGGCAGCATATCTGTTCAGAGTGGAAATGAACAAAAATTTTTAGATAACTATACTACTACTGATGAAAGAAATGGAAGCTCACATGGAAGCACAGAGCCTCTGATGTCTGAAAACAATATTACTGATTACTCCAGTGCAAACTGCACCTTGCCAGAAACAGATCATTTGGTTAAAGTTGTTGATGGGCAGATATTATATACATGCATTGTTTGCAAACGTAGCTATGTAACATTGTCCAGCCTTCGAAGACATGCAAATGTGCATTCATGGAGAAGAACTTATCCTTGCCATTACTGCAACAAAGTATTTGCATTAGCTGAATATCGTACCAGACATGAAATCTGGCACACAGGAGAAAGGCGTTATCAGTGCATTTTCTGCCTTGAGACTTTCATGACCTACTATATACTAAAAAATCATCAGAAATCTTTCCATGCAATTGACCATCGACTTGCAGTAAATAAAAAAACAGCTAATGGAGGCTTAAAGCCTAGCATGTATCCTTACAAACTTTATAGGCTTTTACCTATGAAATGCAGAAGGCTACCTTATAAGTCCTACCAGAATTCTTCGTATGAAAATGTACAAGCAAACAACCAAGTTAATGAAGCAACTTCTAGTACCTGCATTATTCAGAATTCTCTCAACTCTGAACTACCGTCGCTGAATTTTCAAAATAATATATTAACAAACAATACCACTATTTCCTTGAATACATCTTCATGCAATGATGCAACATTGTCTATGAATATTCAGAATGTTTCACCTTGGGCAGTAGGAATGTTAAATTCTAACCTACAAAGTGACTTTTTTACTGCAGAAAAATCAGtgcccacagctgcaaatgaacTTAGTTCTGGTTCTCAGGAATGTGATTCCTCCATTCTGCCTTTCAGTAATGTGAGTGAAAATTCAGCCTCTGTTATTAACTATAGCAGCTCAGCACCTTCGGTTATAATGCACAGTAGTAGAGTTTCATCAGTAATAATGCACAGTAATGCAGTCACTTCTGTGGGAAGCAGTAAGACAATATCCTCCAATAATACAGCCAGTCAGTCCATAAAAGATGACTGTAAACATGGGTCAGATAATTATGGCAAAGGTATTACTAAAGCAAAaactattaaagaaaaaaagaaaacacttctGTACAATAGAGGAGAAACACTCGAGGAGTTACAGAATATTACAGGATCTGGAGGTTCATCTAACAAGGCTACAGATACTTTTCAAGAATCAAGTAAAACTGAAACCTACATTGCAAAGCCTGCCTTACCTGGAACATCTACTGATAGTAACGTTGCTCCTCTTTGTCAAATAACAGTAAAAATTGGGAATGAGGCTATcgtaaaaagacatattttaggATCCAAACTGTTTTATAAAAGAGAAAGAAGGTCTAAATGTGACTCTGAACAGGACAATCAGCCTCAGGAGACtgaaacagagagaaaagaaagaagccCAGCTAGGCTTTGCAGATCAGAATGTATGGAACTGACTGAAATGTGCGATGATGTAAGTGATCAGGATTCCAATGACAAACCCTGGAGACCTTATTATAATTACAAACCAAAAAAGAAATCTAAACAGCTAAGAAAAATGAGAAAAGTCAAATGGAGGAAGAATCATGGGAACAAGAACTCCAGTAGTGAAAGTCAAAATACGTGCAATAGAGAGTATGCACTTAgaaacattcctgaagaaaagggCATTAATAAAGAAGGAAACACGGAAATGCCTAATCTTCATTGTGAGCTCTGTGAGATAGAGAAATCTTCCACTGAAGAAATCCAAGAACCTATACATTGGCATGTACCTACTTCAAAGCCTTATATTTGTGAATTATGCCAAAAGCAGTTCCAGAGCCCATCCACACTAAAAATGCATATGAGATGTCATACTGGGGAAAAGCCGTATACTTGTAAAACCTGTGGTAAGTGTTTTTCAGTTCCAGGAAACCTACAGAAACATGAACGCATTCACTTGGGTGTCAAGGATTTTGTCTGTCAATATTGTAGTAAGGCATTCACTTTAAATGAAACTCTCAAAATACATGAAAGAATACATACTGGAGAAAAACGCTACCATTGTCAATTCTGCTTACAGAGTTTTTTATATCTTTCTACCAAAAGAAATCATGAGCAAAGACATGTACATGAACACAATGGAAAAGGATATGCTTGTCTTCAGTGCCCCAAAATTTGCAAGACAGCAGCTGCTCTTGGAATGCACCAGAAGAAACATCTATTCAAAAGCCCAAGTCAACAGGATAGAAAAGAGTATTTGTGTAATGAAAGCTCTAAACCTTTGGAAAGTCAAGATTTCATTGACTCAGATGGGAATGAAGTGAATAGTATACAGAGTATGACTCCAAAAATTATACTTTGA